One genomic region from Anthonomus grandis grandis chromosome 1, icAntGran1.3, whole genome shotgun sequence encodes:
- the LOC126742621 gene encoding uncharacterized protein LOC126742621 isoform X2, producing MLNLRIYLVIFLPSLAYSLLTCHRCFGNGFCHDPSHTDFPLYARNVTCSATSLSLDVGNTDLWSTEIQKALNRNFQITAQNSTKTIVTEARCITARVHEPHDSHTLRTCVIETRNEDSTSRICELIKERIESQNRYNGNFSCGHCTGNFCNVHTFSGSDTDTSENDTDVPGNDGNPPKNDTDTSGFTVIEPLGLILILCAIILSLL from the exons ATGCTTAATTTAAGGATTTACTTAGTGATCTTCCTACCATCTTTAG CCTATTCGCTCCTCACGTGCCACAGATGCTTCGGAAATGGATTTTGCCATGACCCTTCCCACACAGATTTCCCTTTATATGCTCGGAACGTGACTTGTTCAGCCACAAG tCTTTCCTTGGATGTTGGAAATACGGACTTATGGAGCACGGAAATACAAAAAGCACTAAACCGAAATTTCCAAATAACTGCTCAAAATTCCACAAAAACTATTGTTACTGAGGCACGTTGTATTACTGCTCGTGTTCATGAAC CTCATGATAGCCATACATTAAGAACTTGCGTCATTGAAACGCGAAACGAGGATAGCACATCACGAATATGTGAATTAATAAAGGAGCGTATTGAAAGTCAAAACAGATATAATGGAAATTTCAGTTGCGGCCATTGTACCGGGAATTTCTGTAACGTTCATACATTTTCCGGTAGTGATACCGATACTTCCGAAAATGATACTGACGTTCCTGGAAATGATGGTAATCCCCCTAAAAATGATACGGATACTTCTGGATTCACTGTGATTGAACCACTGGGGTTGATATTAATCCTTTGCGCTATTATATTGTCTTTACTGTAA
- the LOC126742621 gene encoding uncharacterized protein LOC126742621 isoform X1 yields the protein MFCVIYCSTLIWLTYSLLTCHRCFGNGFCHDPSHTDFPLYARNVTCSATSLSLDVGNTDLWSTEIQKALNRNFQITAQNSTKTIVTEARCITARVHEPHDSHTLRTCVIETRNEDSTSRICELIKERIESQNRYNGNFSCGHCTGNFCNVHTFSGSDTDTSENDTDVPGNDGNPPKNDTDTSGFTVIEPLGLILILCAIILSLL from the exons CCTATTCGCTCCTCACGTGCCACAGATGCTTCGGAAATGGATTTTGCCATGACCCTTCCCACACAGATTTCCCTTTATATGCTCGGAACGTGACTTGTTCAGCCACAAG tCTTTCCTTGGATGTTGGAAATACGGACTTATGGAGCACGGAAATACAAAAAGCACTAAACCGAAATTTCCAAATAACTGCTCAAAATTCCACAAAAACTATTGTTACTGAGGCACGTTGTATTACTGCTCGTGTTCATGAAC CTCATGATAGCCATACATTAAGAACTTGCGTCATTGAAACGCGAAACGAGGATAGCACATCACGAATATGTGAATTAATAAAGGAGCGTATTGAAAGTCAAAACAGATATAATGGAAATTTCAGTTGCGGCCATTGTACCGGGAATTTCTGTAACGTTCATACATTTTCCGGTAGTGATACCGATACTTCCGAAAATGATACTGACGTTCCTGGAAATGATGGTAATCCCCCTAAAAATGATACGGATACTTCTGGATTCACTGTGATTGAACCACTGGGGTTGATATTAATCCTTTGCGCTATTATATTGTCTTTACTGTAA